One genomic window of Struthio camelus isolate bStrCam1 chromosome 1, bStrCam1.hap1, whole genome shotgun sequence includes the following:
- the LOC104153583 gene encoding forkhead box protein D3-A: protein MTEDISENSEGIPEICVFGRGEEGKLVHRILPRSPSSPLRIKNSLSVSVDEGRFLEKPPLSYIALIAKAILSSPANKLNLAAIYKYIEENFPFYRNKGRGWRNSVRHNLSLNDCFIKVGRCEDGKGNYWSIHPSNLNDFVHGDFRQHRRSRKRGRQKELEPCLAVNYFTPWGHYPSYPAPNYLYQTHYLLDPLWKMLYADRLQFVNEYQKWKVNYDLTMGKFSPLPQSDEAQSISVDWFYGSPATSAMQQNIFLNIQQTFPNSLLFSSQKQQRT from the coding sequence ATGACCGAAGATATTTCTGAAAACAgtgaaggaattccagaaatCTGTGTgtttggaagaggagaagaaggaaaactgGTTCACAGGATTCTACCCAGAAGTCCCAGCTCCCCTTTACGCATCAAAAACAGTCTTTCTGTGAGTGTGGATGAAGGAAGATTTTTggaaaagccacctctgtctTACATAGCCTTAATTGCAAAGGCAATTCTCTCCTCCCCTGCAAATAAACTCAATTTAGCTGCCATTTACAAATACATTgaagaaaattttcctttctacagGAACAAAGGTCGAGGTTGGAGAAACAGTGTAAGGCACAATCTTTCACTAAATGATTGTTTCATCAAAGTGGGAAGATGTGAGGATGGCAAAGGAAATTACTGGAGTATCCACCCATCAAACTTAAATGACTTTGTTCACGGGGACTTCAGGCAACATCGAAGGTCACGAAAGCGAGGACGTCAAAAGGAGCTGGAGCCTTGCCTTGCTGTGAATTATTTCACGCCTTGGGGACACTATCCTTCTTACCCAGCACCAAATTATCTTTACCAAACACATTATCTGTTGGATCCTTTGTGGAAAATGCTGTATGCTGACAGACTGCAGTTTGTGAATGAATACCAAAAATGGAAGGTAAATTATGATTTAACCATGGGGAAGTTTTCACCTCTGCCACAGTCTGATGAAGCACAGAGCATTTCCGTGGACTGGTTTTACGGATCTCCTGCTACTTCAGCTATGCAGCAgaacatttttctaaatattcaaCAGACATTCCCTAAttcacttcttttctcttctcagaaGCAGCAGCGAACTTAA